In a genomic window of Narcine bancroftii isolate sNarBan1 chromosome 7, sNarBan1.hap1, whole genome shotgun sequence:
- the LOC138740070 gene encoding uncharacterized protein, whose translation MGPPCRCNHEEDLAAAQLCEEFEKICKVAYLRTLVVYYHLEKKNSFILLQDRDSLNKSDVKGHNLTPTVSLEPEENDASCQLELPESPSFEHICKKRCTDALLHSNLEQMRRERIKDCCDQLRVLLPYVKGRRTDVASILEMTVEYMRYIYDRIPNNIISQILEIFKTNSRYCKYVWKADDHKDSRYKLTSGRSGSTSNPSSEKIKSKIQYAPYQITGNEYFKNHKTDGIKCIEKFMAKRIIIEV comes from the exons atggggcctccatgtcgatgcaatcatgaagaagacttggCAGCAGCTcaactttgtgaagagtttgagaaaatttg TAAAGTGGCTTATCTTAGAACACTGGTGGTCTActatcatttggaaaaaaaaaattcctttatttTACTGCAGGACCGTGATTCTTTGAATAAGTCTGACGTGAAAGGTCATAATTTAACTCCAACTGTAAG CTTGGAGCCTGAAGAAAATGACGCATCATGTCAACTGGAATTGCCAGAATCTCCATCGTTTGAACACATCTGCAAAAAGCGTTGCACAGATGCTTTGCTTCATAGTAACCTGGAACAGATGAGAAG agaacgaATTAAAGACTGTTGTGACCAGTTACGAGTGCTTTTGCCATACGTGAAAGGAAGAAGAACTGATGTGGCATCTATCCTGGAGATGACTGTAGAATATATGAGATACATTTATGATAGAATACCCAACAATATTATTTCACAG ATTCTTGAAATCTTCAAGACAAATTCAAGATATTGTAAATATGTTTGGAAGGCAGATGATCACAAGGATTCCCGGTACAAGTTAACATCCGG GAGGAGTGGCTCTACCAGTAATCCATCTtcagagaaaataaaatcaaaaattcaGTATGCTCCATATCAAATCacaggaaatgaatatttcaaAAATCATAAAACAGATGGTATAAAATGTATTGAAAAATTTATGGCTAAGAGGATTATTATTGAAGTGTGA